CTTAACTTACTTGCGTAGGAAGGAAGTTCTTAACTGGGAACAGAAGCGAATAGATATTTACTGCTAATACTCTCTCACCTATTAGATATTCTGTTGCTTTCTCTACGATAAATTATTCAAATATTTATAATGGCACGTTCAAAAGACCTAATCCATTCAAAATATTTATCTACAATCGTAAAATAAAAGCCGTGAAAATTTAAACAATTTTACGGCTTTTTAGTGTGGTGTAAGGAGACTTAATTTAATTACGATTATAAACCCATCTGACTATTAGTGAGACATAGGTAACGCAATTTGTAACAGAATTATCCTTCTATGACATAAGCTCCGTATTCCCAATCCTGATGTCTAATTCCTGACTACTGGTTTCTGTTTACTGCTAACTTCTAAAGGCAGGAAAATCGTCAAAACTTCCCCATAATGTGGACGCTGACGCACAATCAGTTTGCCACCAATCGCCTGAAACAAATGCTTGGTTGCGGCGATATTTAAACTAATCGTACCTGTTTCTGGTTGAAACATCAGCAATTGACCCAGAGCTTTACGAATTGGTGGCGTTGCAGGTGTGGCAGCTTTATTTGAATCTTTGCAGCCAAATTGGGGCGATAATTGTAACTTCAGTTGATCTCCAGCGGGGATAACCTGTACTTGAATATGGCTGCCGGCGGGTAAACTGCGAGTAAAATTTTCCATCAAACCAGTGAGTACCTGATCCAGCATGGTGGGATTACTCACCACTGTTGGTAGTTGTTGAGGTAAAACAACATTTAAAGTTAAGTTCCGCCGATGTGCTGCTTGTTCCCAACGGGGAATACTCTGCTGCAACACTTGATCTAAAGACATCGGCGTGAGTTGAGTTTTTGATGATTTTGTTGAGGTAGTAGTTTCCAGTTCTGCTGCCTTAAACAGCAACTCCATACGGTCAATTTGTTCAGTACATTCGTGATCGATAATTTTTAAGCGATTGATCACACTAATATCTAAGTCTCGCCGCTTCAGCAGTAGACGAGTCATGGTGCGAATAGTTGTTAGAGGTGTGCGAACTTCGTGAGCGAAGGCTTGGAGCAATTCTACATCAGGATTTGGGGATTGGGGATTGGGGATGGTGGGGCCCCCTCTGGGGATAAGGGGTAATGGGCATTGGTTATTCTCTTTGTCCAGCTTATCCCCAGTTCCTAGTGAAGAGTCCCTAGTTTCTTCTGGTTCTGTTAATTTCTGAAGTAACAACTGGCTAAACTGAATCATGATACGGTAGTCTGGTGCTACCGGAGAATACTGCTCTACTAATGCGTCCAAGCGGGCGAAAAATTCTGGATTAGCCAGCATTACTCGTGCCCCTAGCGATCGCCAAGCCTGCTGTACTACTTCTGGTTCAAAAGAAAATGAAAAGGTTTTTTTACCGTTTTTGTGGGTTGCTAAAACCAGTACTAATCTAAATTTATCTGTAAAAACCAAGCAAAATTGTTCTGCCCCTAGCGGATCGGCAGGTAGTAAGGGAAGTACCGATTCATGAGGAGCAATTTCTTCATCTACATACGCGTTGGTGTAACCCGCAGCAGACATCACACCTGGCATCTGAAATGGCATTAGTGCCAAGGGATTAAATGGTTTTGCCGTAAAAGTTACTGTTTGTAAACTTTGAATCAGTTTTGGTTGACTAAATAAGGGTGCTGGTGCGGCTAAAACTAATCCTTGGATTGTGTCAACTGAATCAGATGCTAAAGTATTTAATAGCAAATGTTCTGTCGCCGCGAGGCTGACACGCCATTGCTGCTCTGCTTTAGCAGGTGAAGATTCGGCCACACTTGATTGATTTTCAGCCAAGATTTCGCTCAGGCTTGGCAATATCCATTCGTACACAGGTTTTCACCCCTTAATTCAAGAGCGACTAACAGCGTCTAGGGTAGACATTTCACTACTACCTAAGAGGTTATAGCTATTTGTGTACTGATGACAGTGGTAGAACCGAACAATTCGGGGGCAATTTCCCCTAACTGCGATCGCATCTCTGACTTTTCACGGTATCTGGAAAAACTCTCTCCTGAAAGGCTACGGCATACACGGAAGTCTTTGAGCGATTGAAGAAGAGGCAGGGGGCAGGGAGCAGGAGAAGTATTGCCAACAATCTCTCTTTTGAGCTGGGGAAAGGTTAAAGGGGAAGGGGTAAGGGTTTGAATTTACCTTTACCCCTTCCCCTTTCTCCCAAAACCCGAAAAGTATTGCGACAAATATGGCTTTTGACTTACATCATGCTTGATATTTATTGTCAATTCATAATTGATATTATCTTGCTCAAACAAATAATTTGAATCGTGCTAGCTGATTTTCAATGGTTCCTGTGAGGATTTTATTCAGTTCTGTAGTGTCTTGGAATTGCAAAATTTGCTGTGTGGGTAAATCGAAAGAAAATTGCCCTTCAAAGTCTGGGCGTTGCATCTGCGCTAATAAAATCTGTTCAGAACGCTTACTTTGGATGGCATAGCCAATTTCAATACAGACATTCGGACTGGGAATTAATTGGGGGATTTCTTTACCATCAATAATCGCAATGGGCGCAGTGTCAGCGATAAATAGCAAACTCTTACGGATTTTTCGCATGATTGTGCGGTTAATTCGTAGAGGTGCGCCACTGGCACGAGAGGATTCTACTAATGTTAGGGGAAGGCGCGATCGCAAGTTTAAACTGTCCAAACTTTTTCGCAGTTCTTCTCTTAAAGCATCTGTCGCTGCCGGATATTCAGTTTGAGAAGATAAAAAAATCGTTGGTTCTAACTGAGCCAACACTGCTTGCTTGGTAAAATAAATTTCATGGCTAATTAAGTCAATGTTAGAAACACAATAGCCACCACTACCTTCAATATAAAATTCAATATTTTCCCCTTCCAGATAGCGCCCAAACCAAGTTGATTTCTTCACTTCGTCACTTTCTTCCAAAAAGTCTGCTCGCAATGCTGATTTCAACAGACTTTTTTTGCTTAAGCGAATGTCTGGCGGACGTTTTTCCAGTTCTGGAATCGGCTCATAATCTTGTAGATACCACGCCCTGAGCGCAATAATTGACATAAGACGCTATTTCAACTGTTTCTCGCTACTCAAATTAGTATAATCTTACACCCAGAGATAGACAATCATCTGCGATCGCAGATGATTGAATCAAGTTTGCTGATTTATCTAATTGCCGTAATCACATCTTAGAGTAGGCAATCAGCGACTCTAAGCAAGTAGAACTAGATTACCGAGAATTCTGTCAATAATCGCTAGGTTACTTGTGCTTTGACGAAGAAGCTGCCAGAGCGATCGCCAGTGGTAAAATTCGATGTTCCTGAATTTGAATCCTGGCATGGAGTGTTTCTGGTGTATCATTCGGCAGTACTGGTACTGCGGCTTGCATCAATATGGGACCACTGTCCATTTCTAAACAAGCTATGTGCGCTGTACAGCCAGTGATTTTTACCCCAGATGCCAAGGCTTGTTCTACAGCATGAATGCCTTTGAAACTAGGTAACAAACTAGGATGAATATTAATAATTTTATCAGGAAAGGCATCAATGAAAACTGATGTTAACAATCGCATCCAACCTGCCAAAATCACCCACTCTACATCGTAGCGCTGCAATGTCTGCACAATTTTCTCATCAAACTCTTCTCGGCTTTGATAGTTGCGGTGATTTAATAAAACAGTTTTTACACCTCTATTAGTTGCTTTGACGGCTGCTTTCGCCGAGGGATTATTGTAAATTAAAACTTGAATTTGGGCATTTAGCCGCCCATCTTGGATAGATTGGGCAACTACATCAAAATTGCTGCCATTCCCAGAAGCCATAAATCCCAGTTTTAAAGGGGCAATTTGTTCACAAACATCGCTAATGCTGGGAGAAACCAAGCTCAGGGTAGAATCAGGGCAGAGGGTCATAACAGCTAAGAGGGAAAATTATAGATGCCAAAAATATATATTAAGTCGTGGTTGGATAATGATACAGTAGCCGCCTAGATTTTTCTCACATAAGTAAGCGTACAGAATTAATTACAGTCATTGCGAACGCGAGTCCGTCTCGTAGAGAAGCAATCCCAGCCGCAAGCGAATTGCTTCATTTCGCAACTCTTAGAGACGTTATCACGTAGCAAGATCCCCGTAGGGGTACGCTACATTCGCAATGACATTGTGTAATTAATTTTGTTTATCTACTTAAAGTAAAATTTAATCCTTTATGTCATTCATAAAAATATATTGTTTCACAAATATTAGTAATGTACTCAACATCTAGAAACAAAACTGGGCTACAAGCTAAGAAAGTGGGTAACTCAAATTACATTTGTCAGCAATTTGTTACCTACCGAAAAAGGCGGGACGACAGGGGCTATGAGTGGTTTGCAGGGTTATGAGGTAGGCAAGAAGCTAATCTAGATCGGGTTCAACGCCTAGCGATCGCAATTGTGCAATCAACCGTTCAGTCCGTTGTCTTTCTTGTTCAGCCTGTTGTCTTTCTTGTTCAGCTCGTTGACTTTCTCGTTCAGCTCGTTGACTTTCCTGTTCAGTAGAAGTCAATACCCAATTAAGAGTCCCATCATACCACCGTAACCAGGGCTGTTCTACATCTTGATAGCGTCCCTGCCAGACACCTAAGCCTAATTCTAGTTCTGGTATCCAAAGACGTGACTCTGACAATGCTATCTCAGCATAACGACCACCATCTAATTTAAACACCCTTAATTTATATTTGTATCGATCAAATACTGCATAATAAGGCACACGTAGAATCTGCTCATATACTTCCCATTTTCCTGGTGGTTGCTTAATATCCCGCAATGTCTGCCCCAAATCTTCCTTTTCAGTGCCAGGAGACAGCAACTCAATCACAATAAAAGGGTGAACTCCCTCTTGCCAAACGACATAACTTAAGCGCAAATCCCGTTGTTCATAGAGACGGGAAACACCTAAAACGGCAAACCAATCCGGTCGTTTATGCCACAGTGGATAGCGCGGGTCATAATAAAGATTCAGATCGCTAGCAACAAATATTTCGTCGCTAGGATAATTTGGTGGACGAAAGGTTTCGTCTAACAGACGAGGTTGCAATAAATGAAACTGATCGGGCAAACCAGGCTCCTCTGGATCTTCACTGGGAAGATCATACATGGTCGGCAATACATCTTTTGGCGATCGCGGCGGGTCAGTTTGATACATCATAAAGCAGTCCTGATGATAAAACTCTCAGTTCTATTATGATTGAGCGCACTTTGAATAATTGAATCCAAAATCTAAAAAATCTAAAATTTCGATGTTTCTTCAAATAACACTAAACCATATTTCTCACCAGTCGGCAAAAAGCCAATTCCTCGATAAACTGCTTGTGCTGCTTGGTTATTATCACCTGTAAATAGGATGGCACGTTTGACTAAGAGCGATCGCGCATTTAACAACGAACCTGCTACCACACTTTTAGCGTAGCCTTTACCCCGCAATTCTGGCGGTGTCCAAACTCCACCAATTTGCACAATATCAGGTAGGCTGGCATTAAAGGCAGAGTAAGCAACTAGAGTATCTCCTGCTACCAAAACCCAATGCATAGCTGTAGCTTGACGAGCTTCTATTGCGAGACGGCAAGCTGAATGCGAACTGGTGGTTTCTATTTGTCCTAAAGCTTCCACGTTATAAGCAACGCACCATTCAGTGAGTAATTCCAACTCATCTGGATGTGGTAAACGACACTGTACCTTTGCAGATGCTAAGGCTTGAGGTATTTGTAAATCTGGCAGTTTTAGAGAAAACAAAATCTCAGATTCATCAAGTTGAGTTGGTCGCTTGCTAAGTCCCAAAATGCTTTTTGTCGCTTCAACTTGTGCTGCTGGCCCGCTAATTCCAGAGATGGCACGTCCAGATTGTGTCACAACAGCTTGCACCACCTCTGATAAATATACAGGGGCCTGGACTATTACCATCCCATTCCAAAAGTGGGCTGCAACTGCAACTATAGTTTCATCTATGTAGGCTGCTATGTAAGTTCCTTGAAATCTAGCGCCTTGGTCAAGCAGTCCCGCCGCTCGCCAATTAGAGCGCAAAAACATAGAAGTATCAGTGTGTTGCAAGAGAAATGCTTCCAACAATACTTCATCTCCAGGTTGCAGAGTTCTGAAAGTAGGCACAAAAAACTCCTGAGCAAATATACCAGACGATTAGAAATCGCAGCGACACAAACCAAGTCTGCCTACGCGGACTCAAAGAATTTTAAACCCACGGAGGTGGGTTTTGTCTGTATAGCTGCGTTCGCCCTTGGCGTACCGGAGGCATCATTCCATTCGCCAAGGCTAGGTGTGGTTTTAACCTGTTTCAACAGGTGTTGAACCCTCATAAATTGGCAAAGGTATTGGTAGCGGTAGATTATCTTTATCATAGAGGACTTTTAGATGTCTGCTAAACTGTTCCTCAACAAAATAGCTGCTAGAAAATTCACTTGCAAAAGAAACTTGATGAAAATGGTAATCTAAATTCAACAAATTGTAGACAAGTCTTAAAAAATAATCATCTATCCAAAAATCTACATCAAATAGTGAAATACCGTATTTTCCTTCTAACCGACGATTTAAAGTTTTCAGTAACCAAGACCATTGAGGTTTGAGGGTCGGATCGATACGATTACCAAATACAGGATTAAAAAACTGATTTACTTGAGTTGTTCTAACATCACTCACTTTAGTTAATAAATCCGCCGCATTAATGGGAGATGAATTGAACCAATAGTTAGCAACTACTAAATCATGTAAATAAGCAACTACAATTTTCGGATTTTCTTTAATAAACTGTGAGCGACAAACAATTCCTCTGATTGATGGAATTCTTAAACTAGTTGTTTGAGATAAAGGTAGTTTTCTGACAAAAGCATAAGCTTCTAAAATTGAGGCAAAAGTATGACAGCACACGTAAGCATCTATAGTTTTATTTGCCAAACTTTTGCTGGCTTTCCGAGGATCTTCATTCACTAACCTGCAATCTTTACTGACATCCATATCATAGAGATCAAAAAGAGTGATGATGAACCTATGAGCATTTGAACCAAATAAAGTGGAAATTCGTTTACCTTTCAAATCTTGGACAGTGTTGATCGGAGAATCTTTATGCAGAACAATATTTATATCTTGACCCAAAATATTATAAGAAGCAATCCCAATTAATTTAGAACCAAAACTTAAATCATCAAAGAATTGGCTACCATTATTCAAAAGAGAAATATCATCTAAAATACAAATATCTAGTTCTCCCCGTTTCATCTGACGGTTCATTTCTTCCCCAGAAGCAAACGGCATAATTTGTAACTCAAAATCTCGATTAATTTCAACATTTTTGAAAATAGCCTGTTCTAGTGATGATGCTCTCTGTAAATCAGAAATATACTTAGTTCCATACCCAGCAATAAACTGTCCTATGGAATCCCTCTGAATACCTATCCTCAGAATATTTTCCTCTTTTGGAGAACCGCTACCTAAAAATAGATTTACATTGGGTAAACTTTCTAAGTTATCTTGATCGAGTCTAAAACTTCTCACCAAACTCTCTGCGGATATTAACAATTCACTAAAGCGAGGAACATGAAGATAAATTCCATATTCATTAACATCTTGAATCGGAAAAATTAAGGCTTCGTATTCAGATATTATATCAGCTTGACAAAAGTCAGGTAAAATCGTTAGTTTTTGATTTTTTGCAGCATAGTTGAGTATATCTTGATAACTATGTAGCACTTGTACGCCACTTAATTTATTTATCAAAAATCCATTTTTAGATAGCTCCTGATGAACCTCGTCTAAAAGTACAACATCAGCTAGATCGATATCATTTATTTTAACCAAGCTACGCTCATTGAGATATTTACTGGCTCCAAAGGATACCAACAGCATTTTATGAGTTGTTAATCTAGTGCAATGGTGTTCTTCTTTATATCCAGCGCAACTGTTGAGCAAGAGATCCATTTCTATGAGTTGAGAATTTGAAAAAAAGCTGCTATCTTTAACTGCAATCTCTTTAATATTTCTACCCGGAAAACAAAGCTGAAATCGCTGCAAATATTGTTGGAACCAGACTTCTAAAATTAAATTAGTAGCTCCCAATGTCAAATCTTCGCCCTCGGCGCTAAATGTTGCCTGAAATTCTTCTTGCAGATTTTCTACAGTTTCTACGACATTAAGTGTCTGGGAAATCAATTTCTTGCCTTTATTAGTCAAGCATATAGAGCCAGGAGAACGATTTAGAAGAATTACTCCGAAATAATCCTCTATTTGTTTGACTTTTTTACTAATTAACGCCTGACTATATCCTAGCTTTTGTGCGGCTTTTGAAAAGCTACCACAGTCATCTACTGCTTTTAAGATTTTCAGGTGATTTAGGGTAATGTCTTCGAGTTTAATCTTATTCATGCTAGGTAAGGCAAGATTTTTAACTACAATGTAATTAAGCTACTCTGCTCTGCATATTCGGAAATAACTAGTTTGTGAAAGCGAATAGTATCTTCCAACATAGATTCAAATTTGAGTACTATTAAGTCAACGCCAACGGCTTCGTATTCTTTCAGACGGTTGATAATAGTATAGCGATCGCCAACCAGTTGAGCAGATAAACCGAGATTGGCTTCGATGGTTTGACTGATATCTAGTTTGTTGTGGGCAACTACGTTAGGATCGATTTGCTCTTGAAAGTACTTAATCTGCTCCTGATCGGCAGAACGATAAATTGCTTCTAATCTAGCTTCGGCTTGGGCAGTATATTCACGAAGGATCGCAAAGGCACTCATTGCCACTTTAATCTGACGACCGTAACGATCGCTAGCCAATGTTTTCACTTTCTGCACCAATGCTGCCGTTTTTTCAGGTTCATCAGCATTGATAAATAGATAATCTCCCAGGCGAGCCGCTAAGTTAATCGCCCTGTCTGATTCCCCAGCAATGAAAATAGGTGGTGTTGGTGTCGGCTGATCTGCGAGAATACCACCCTTAATGGTGTAGTATTTGCCAACATAGTTAAAGTCTTCGACTGTCCACAGCCCCTTGATTATATCAATGTACTCTTCTAATCGCGCGTAGCGATCGCTGTGAGGTAGCCAGATATCTCCATAGCTTTCTACTTCTAATTTCCACCAACCTGCAATCCCACTGAGAGCAAATCTGCCATTACTCAGTTGATTTTGAATGTTTGCACTCAAATTGGCAACCACCGCAGGCAGCTTAAAACCAGGTTGTACAGCCGCAACAATCTTGATCTTCTTGGTGTTCAAACTTGCTAAAGCTGCTGTAATCCAAGCATCAGCAACATTATAGTTAGGCCCATGAACTGCATTTAAGTAATGTTCAGGAATGTAATAGAAGTCATAACCTAACTCGTCTGCCTGAACAGCCAGTTTTACCAAATCTTCTGTGGATAAATTAGCCTCATGGTTGATAACCCGTAACCATCCACCACAGACCGGCGACCAAATTCCAAACTGAAGCGGCATAAATGTTTTTCCTGTGCTTTTTTTTACGAGGCATCAACTAAACTACGGTATCTACATCTTTTTACCGTGATTTAGTAGTCCACACTACCACATTTATTTCTGCTGTGTACAGTTGCAGATGATACATGAAAGTCAGTTGTCTATCACGATATGGAATAGCATAGACATTTTATCGAGTCCTGATTCCTGATTGTCCTGACTGAATCAGGATAATAGCCATCTAATATAAAAATAATTAAATACTCAGCAAAAATGGGCTGTATTCCAAAATGGAATACAAAAATGGAGTTTAAGTATATCGAGTCACGACATCAGAAAAATTGTTGTGATAGAGTCTGATTCATTCAGAACTACGGTAGTGCGATCGGGTTATGGTATATTGTTGCCATCAGAGATTTGTCTACTTGTAAACTCAGAGTAGTTTCCAACCGCTCTCAAGCTTTCGATTTTGACTAAGATTTTGCCCTATCAAGTTTTAGCTGATTTGTTAGTGATGACAAATCCGGCTTTGTTGCATCACTTGCAAACTTAGATAAATAACCAAGCAGTTTCAATTACAAACGCACAATTATGGTAGATATTAAATTCGCATACTGGATTCCCAACGTTAGCGGTGGGTTAGTTGTTAGTAAAATTCCCCAACGCACAAATTGGACTTATGAATATAATGCTCAACTAGCTCAGACGGCTGAAGAAGTTGGGTTTGAATATGGTCTAGCACAAGCCAGATTTATCGCCAGCTATGGTGCTGAGTACCAGCTAGAGGCATTTACAACCGTGTCCGCTCTAGCTCCAGTCACCAAAAAATTAAAGCTAATTGCAGCAGTTCACCCTGGATTGTGGCATCCGGGAGTAGTTGCCAAAATTGGTGCAAGTATTGATTTTCTCTCTAACGGTCGGTTTGCTCTGAATGTAGTTAGCGGTTGGTTCAAAGATGAATTCACTATATATGGTGAACATTGGTTAGATCATGACGAACGCTATCGTCGTTCAGAAGAATTTATCCGCGTTCTCAAAGGTTTGTGGACTGAGGATGAGTTTCACTTCAAGGGCGACTTTTACCGCATTAACGGCGGTTGGGTGAAGCCTAGACCAGTTAATCAGAATCCCCACCCGGAGATATTCCAAGGTGGTAACTCCAAAGCAGCGCGGCGGATGGCTGGCCGCGTCTCCGATTGGTATTTTATGAATGGCAACACCATAGAAGGTGTGAAAGAGCAAATTGAAGAAGTATCTGCATTAGCTCGTCAAGAAGGACGCACAATTAAGTTTGGTCTGAATTCTTTTATCATCGTGCGAGATACGGAAGCAGAAGCCCATGAAGTATTGCGCGATATTATTGCCCAAGCCGATGTAGAAGCCGTGAAAGGATTTGGCGAAGCGGTAAAACAGGCGGGATCTGCAACTCGTGAACGTGAGGGAATGTGGGCGAATTCCAATTTTGAAGACTTGGTGCAGTATAACGATGGCTTCCGCTCAGGCTTGATTGGTACGGCTGAACAAGTAGCTGAAAAGATTCGCCAGTTCCATGAAGTGGGAGTTGATTTAATTCTTGGTGGCTTCTTACACTACTCAGATGATTTACCAGCATTTGGTAAGACAGTAATCCCACTTGTGCGCGAACTTAAATCTAATCGTCGGACATCTGATGAGTTAGTTGTAGTGTAGATTAACACATACTTTATAAGAGTGGGTTTTGTTGAGCCGACGTTGCTGAATGAAAGTATGATTTTTTTGGGCTACGCGTAGCTTGCTTCCTCGCAGGGGTACGCTAACACGCAGAGGCGTAGAGAGTAAGAGTTTGATAAATGGAATTTTTAATTTTCATACCTCAATTCAGCAACGCCATTGAGCCAAACTGTTGAGATCACGGCTAAACCCACTTCTACAGCAACTAGCGAAACGCTACGCAGACATCAACACCTAATTGCATAAACTTCCTAAATTCGGGATAACTCTGCGTACCTCCGCGTTTTCCTTAGCGTTCCTCTGCGTTTAAAGATGATCAATCACAATCAAGGAGTTTTACCATGACATCAGTAATTAATACTGACCAGAAGGCGCATATTATTCGGGATGACAAAGAAGCGATCGCGATCGCACACGAACTAGCAGCTGAGTTTGCCAAGGGAGACTCAGAACGCGACCAAAATCGACGTTTACCTGCTGAGGAAGTAGAAAAGTTCTCCCAAAGTGGATTGTGGGGAATTACAGTCCCGAAAGAGTATGGCGGTGCTTTTGTCTCAAGTGCCACCCTGGCAGAAGTAGTTAAAATCATCTCCGAAGCCGACTCTAGCCTCGGTCAAATTCCCCAAAACCACCTCTACATGGTGGAAGCAGTTCGGTTGGATGGTACAGATGAGCAGAAAAAGTTCTTCTTTGATTTGGTTCTACAAGGTAAGCGCTTTGGTAACGCCTTCTCGGAAATTGGCACAAAGTCTGTCACCGATGTGCAGACAAAGTTAACACCAGATGGTTCTGACTTCGTACTCAACGGACGCAAATATTACTCTGCTGGGGCATTACTAGCACATTGGGTTCCTGTGATTGCCAGTAATCCAGATGGTAAGACAGTGGTGGCATTTGTCGAAAGAGATGCCGAAGGACTAACCCTACTTGATGATTGGACGAGCTTCGGACAGCGTACCACTGCTAGCGGCACTACCATTATTGAAAATGTGAAAGTTAAAGCAGAACACGTGATTCCGCACTACTTAGCCTTTGAAAGGGCTACTCCAATGGGTGCGATCGCGCAAATTATCCAAGCCGCCGTAGATGTAGGAATTGCCAAAGCCGCAGTCCGTGACACCATCCACTTTGTCCGCAACTATACCCGCCCTTGGGTTGACAGCAATTTAGAAAAAGGCTACGAAGATCCGCTGACACTGTACAACTTAGGCAATGTCCAAATTCAGGTTCATGCTTCTGAAGCATTGCTGCGTCGTGCAGGCGAATTTCTTGATATTGCTAACGAGTCAGGTTTAGAAGAACCCAAGGTAGTTGAAGCATCGATCGCAGTTGCCGAAGCCAAAGCCTTAGCCACCGAGGCAGCATTATTAGCTACTAACAAGTTGTTTGAACTAGCAGGTACTAAGTCCACATTGGAGGAATTCAACTACAATCGCCACTGGCGAAATGCCCGCGCTCACACACTCCACGATCCCGTGCGTTGGAAATACTACGCTGTTGGTAACTACTTCCTCAATGGTGTCTACCCTCCACGTCATCCTTGGCTGTAATTGCCATATT
This Nostoc sp. C052 DNA region includes the following protein-coding sequences:
- a CDS encoding SfnB family sulfur acquisition oxidoreductase, with amino-acid sequence MTSVINTDQKAHIIRDDKEAIAIAHELAAEFAKGDSERDQNRRLPAEEVEKFSQSGLWGITVPKEYGGAFVSSATLAEVVKIISEADSSLGQIPQNHLYMVEAVRLDGTDEQKKFFFDLVLQGKRFGNAFSEIGTKSVTDVQTKLTPDGSDFVLNGRKYYSAGALLAHWVPVIASNPDGKTVVAFVERDAEGLTLLDDWTSFGQRTTASGTTIIENVKVKAEHVIPHYLAFERATPMGAIAQIIQAAVDVGIAKAAVRDTIHFVRNYTRPWVDSNLEKGYEDPLTLYNLGNVQIQVHASEALLRRAGEFLDIANESGLEEPKVVEASIAVAEAKALATEAALLATNKLFELAGTKSTLEEFNYNRHWRNARAHTLHDPVRWKYYAVGNYFLNGVYPPRHPWL